A single Phoenix dactylifera cultivar Barhee BC4 chromosome 1, palm_55x_up_171113_PBpolish2nd_filt_p, whole genome shotgun sequence DNA region contains:
- the LOC103722208 gene encoding putative disease resistance RPP13-like protein 1 isoform X1: MASAFLSSILSKTSQVLGCVRSWAVSPSSSSDPRSSVLEDLKELERTLERIRAVLHDAEEREIRDKSVKLWLKELKEVAYEADDVLDEYQYEVLRAQGESRTSRKRKRVEGDDEEQVSIPDGMGDRIRKIRERFDKISQDRENLHLREEDGERRVLEAPYPAPTSHKVDESSIYGREHDKQAIIDLLFSEGVGHGISVVPIVGKGGLGKTTIAQLVYNDPKVKQYFNLTGWVCVSDDFDVKRLTKDIIECITQNSCHLAQLSTLQDTLEEKLKGKRVLLVLDDVWNDQQSHWERVLLPFIGAEIVRIIVTCRNDSVAEIMQAVHSYHPRCLSPEQSWALFRHYAFHGRDPEEQPRLLNMGKQIVEKCSGLPLAVKSIGSLLRYTTDEDSWMDVIQSDIWEVDENNEILPALRLSYSRMPAHLKPCFVYCSMFPKDYEFDKDELVRLWMAQAYIQTCGGRRRTEDIGSEYFNDLQRRSFFDSYWSKFKMHNMIHDLAKSIAVNECWAIVDKKLPNHPNEVRHLYVKADEKEFGKSLCSNNLRALRTLLIQHQLRFPTTIQELIKFLLLLRCLQTLEFCWEMEDEIPDLLGNLKHLRYLRITSNKIKKLPKSICLLYHLQTLVLDFPHFAELPDDLGNLTNLRYLNIISNKIKKLPESICLLYHLQTLVLDCRNLTELPDGLGNLTNLHHLQIVNRVNLCLPAGIGKLANLKSLLGCYKVQGGIGVLTDLVNLQGFLRISGLRNLVNIENVRDASLKHKHKLEKLSLHWKAVDCKNDLRHNRLLHLESFSKKNKDVPADEKREEAMLKYLQPHANLKVLSIKGYGGSKFPEWVGNPFSFASLQEIDIIGCEKIRSLPLYIYDSLENLDAPISPSMLERVYISGCRQLTSIVGLHHLHSLKDLKIYNCPQLQLLSEEGLPSNLQGLHIEECRQLTSLLGMQNITSLGALTIRNCPQLQLLSEEGLPSNLQDLHIEECQQLTSLSGMQILTSLEKLIIKNCSKLQIMAEDQLSFVPFRVQIINCPGLSNWCQIQRINCIQVASGNKMTISNKWENIMHGFEHFCFGSSWELFLPRDSISVLKRLTIWGCMKIPPLQCLPKLTSLQSLVIKDCPGVQVLQDELLPSTLESLVVDSCEDLTFLRLGQQDRHAFEELQLVNCPKLIDVEGLNCLFLIKILRIERCPQLRLPQDDLPERISLRSLVIKDCPGVRVLQDRLLPATLKSLVVDSCEDLTFLRLAQQNRYAFEELQLINCPKLELVEELNCLFLTKILRIERCPRLWLPQDDLPECISLRSLVIKDCPGVRVLQDRRLPSTLKSLVVDNCEEITFFQLAQQNQYALKELQLVNCPKLERVEGLNCFFVTNILIIERCPRLQLPHDIIRDFNRGCSVRSWSSQIVPPLIHPQSANRRLSRMPCRVQIIDCPGLSNWCQIKRIECIQVVSGNKMTMSNTWEKIMHWFDDLTSVKHLCFSNSWEHFCLRASIPRVEELTIWGCTQIPQLRCLPKLESFRSLVIKDCPKVRVLQDKQLPSTLESLVVDSCENLTFLWLAQQNRYVFKELQLVNCPKLEQVDGLNWLSFPKVLRIERCLLPLPQDDRQPSIPPHVEDQFSSMPYRVKIVDCPRLSKWVQIQRIKCIQVASGNKLTISNTWENIMHEFDDLTSVEHLCFSNSWELFLETNSIPVLEELTIWCCTDIPPLRCLPKLTSLRSLVIKDCPGVQVLEDKLLPSTLQSLVVDNCEDLTFLLLAQQNRDAFEELQLVNCAKLIWVEGLNCLFFPKILRIERCPQLSLPQDDRENRGQRNN; the protein is encoded by the exons ATGGCGAGCGCTTTCCTCTCTTCCATCCTATCAAAAACCAGCCAAGTATTGGGCTGTGTTCGCAGTTGGGCAGTCTCGccgtcttcatcatcggatccaCGCAGCAGTGTCTTGGAAGATCTGAAGGAGCTGGAGAGAACATTGGAGAGGATCCGAGCAGTGCTCCATGACGCGGAGGAGAGGGAGATACGAGACAAATCCGTCAAGCTCTGGCTGAAGGAGCTTAAAGAAGTGGCTTATGAAGCAGACGACGTGCTGGACGAGTACCAGTACGAGGTACTGCGAGCCCAAGGGGAAAGCCGAACTTCCCGCAAGAGGAAGCGAGTGGAAGGGGACGATGAGGAACAG GTTTCAATTCCGGACGGCATGGGGGATAGAATCAGAAAGATCAGGGAGAGGTTCGATAAGATCTCGCAGGATCGAGAAAACCTCCATTTAAGAGAGGAAGATGGAGAGCGACGAGTCCTCGAAGCTCCGTACCCAGCACCAACCAGCCACAAGGTGGATGAGTCGAGTATTTATGGAAGGGAACACGACAAGCAGGCAATAATTGACTTGCTGTTTTCAGAGGGTGTGGGACATGGTATCTCCGTCGTTCCGATTGTCGGCAAGGGAGGACTGGGAAAAACCACCATCGCTCAGCTGGTCTATAATGATCCCAAGGTAAAACAATATTTCAATCTAACCGGATGGGTTTGTGTATCTGATGATTTCGATGTTAAAAGGCTAACAAAGGACATCATTGAGTGTATTACTCAAAATTCATGTCATCTTGCACAACTAAGCACACTTCAAGATACTCTCGAGGAAAAGCTGAAGGGGAAGAGAGTGTTGCTCGTGCTCGACGACGTCTGGAATGATCAGCAAAGCCATTGGGAGAGAGTGTTGCTTCCCTTCATTGGTGCAGAAATAGTAAGAATTATTGTGACCTGTAGGAATGATTCGGTCGCTGAGATCATGCAGGCAGTGCATTCTTATCATCCTCGCTGCTTGTCTCCAGAGCAGTCTTGGGCATTATTCAGGCATTATGCATTCCATGGTCGGGACCCTGAAGAACAACCACGCTTGTTGAATATGGGTAAGCAGATTGTCGAGAAGTGTTCCGGCTTACCATTGGCTGTGAAGTCAATAGGAAGCCTTCTGAGATACACGACAGATGAAGATAGCTGGATGGATGTCATACAAAGTGATATATGGGAAGTCGACGAGAATAATGAGATTTTGCCAGCTCTTAGACTAAGTTATAGCCGCATGCCAGCACATCTAAAACCTTGTTTCGTTTATTGTTCCATGTTTCCTAAGGATTATGAGTTTGACAAAGATGAATTAGTCCGATTGTGGATGGCACAAGCTTACATCCAGACATGTGGAGGTAGAAGAAGAACGGAAGACATTGGCAGTGAATACTTCAATGACTTGCAAAGAAGATCGTTCTTTGATTCCTACTGGTCTAAGTTTAAGATGCATAATATGATACATGATCTAGCGAAATCTATTGCAGTAAATGAGTGCTGGGCAATTGTGGATAAGAAGCTGCCTAATCATCCCAACGAGGTTCGCCATTTATATGTGAAAGCTGATGAAAAGGAATTTGGGAAATCACTGTGCTCGAATAATCTTAGGGCCTTACGGACCCTGTTAATACAGCATCAGCTTAGATTTCCAACAACAATCCAAGAATTAATCAAGTTTCTGCTGCTACTAAGATGTTTACAGACTCTAGAATTTTGTTGGGAAATGGAAGATGAGATCCCAGATTTACTCGGTAACCTGAAGCACCTACGCTACTTACGTATCACATCCAACAAAATTAAGAAGCTCCCTAAATCAATATGCCTTCTTTATCACCTACAGACATTGGTACTTGATTTTCCGCATTTTGCAGAGTTACCAGATGACCTAGGCAATCTTACCAACCTACGATACTTAAATATCATATCCAACAAAATTAAAAAGCTCCCTGAATCAATATGCCTCCTTTATCACTTACAGACATTGGTACTTGATTGCCGGAATCTTACAGAGTTACCAGATGGCCTAGGCAACCTTACTAACCTCCACCACCTACAAATTGTGAATAGGGTAAATCTCTGCCTGCCAGCTGGGATCGGAAAACTAGCAAATCTTAAGAGCTTGCTTGGATGTTATAAAGTGCAGGGTGGGATAGGAGTGCTGACGGACTTGGTGAATCTCCAAGGATTTCTCAGGATCTCAGGGCTCAGGAACTTGGTCAACATAGAGAATGTCAGGGATGCCAGTCTTAAACATAAGCATAAACTTGAGAAGTTGTCTCTACATTGGAAAGCGGTCGACTGCAAAAATGATCTGCGTCATAACAGATTGCTACATCTAGAatctttttcaaagaaaaataaggatgtcCCAGCGGATGAAAAAAGGGAGGAAGCCATGCTCAAGTATCTCCAGCCTCATGCCAACCTTAAAGTtttatctataaaagggtatggTGGTTCCAAGTTTCCAGAATGGGTGGGAAATCCTTTCTCCTTTGCATCACTTCAAGAAATCGATATAATCGGTTGTGAAAAAATAAGATCTCTTCCTCTATACATTTATGACTCTCTTGAAAATTTGGATGCACCTATATCACCATCCATGCTTGAGAGGGTGTACATATCTGGTTGCCGGCAACTCACATCCATAGTAGGGCTGCATCATCTCCACTCACTCAAAGATCTGAAGATATACAATTGTCCTCAACTCCAGCTCTTATCAGAGGAAGGACTGCCATCcaatcttcaaggtctacataTTGAGGAGTGTCGGCAGTTGACATCACTGTTGGGGATGCAAAACATTACTTCTCTTGGGGCATTAACTATAAGAAATTGTCCTCAACTCCAACTCTTATCAGAGGAAGGACTGCCATCCAATCTTCAAGATCTGCATATTGAGGAGTGCCAGCAGTTGACATCACTGTCAGGGATGCAAATCCTTACTTCTCTTGAgaaattaattataaaaaattgttCTAAACTTCAGATCATGGCAGAAGATCAGCTCTCATTTGTGCCTTTTAGAGTGCAAATTATTAATTGCCCTGGATTGAGTAACTGGTGCCAAATACAAAGAATCAACTGCATTCAG GTCGCTTCAGGCAACAAGATGACTATATCGAACAAATGGGAGAACATAATGCATGGATTTGAGCATTTTTGTTTCGGTAGTTCTTGGGAACTCTTTCTGCCAAGAGACTCCATATCCGTACTTAAAAGGCTGACCATATGGGGTTGCATGAAAATCCCACCACTACAGTGCCTGCCCAAGCTCACATCTCTTCAAAGCTTGGTTATAAAGGACTGTCCTGGGGTCCAAGTCTTGCAAGATGAACTGCTCCCATCCACGCTCGAGTCCTTGGTGGTTGATAGTTGTGAGGACCTAACATTTTTGCGGTTGGGGCAGCAGGACCGACATGCATTTGAGGAGCTGCAGCTTGTGAATTGCCCCAAGCTCATAGACGTGGAAGGGCTGAATTGCCTTTTCctcataaaaatcttaagaatagaACGATGCCCTCAACTTCGGCTTCCACAAGATGATCTGCCCGAGCGCATATCTCTTCGAAGCTTGGTTATAAAGGACTGTCCTGGAGTTCGAGTCTTGCAAGATAGGTTGCTCCCAGCCACACTCAAGTCCTTGGTGGTTGATAGTTGTGAGGACCTAACATTTTTGCGATTAGCGCAGCAGAACCGATATGCATTTGAGGAGCTACAACTTATTAATTGCCCTAAGCTCGAATTGGTGGAAGAGCTGAATTGCCTTTTCCTCacaaaaatcttaagaatagaACGATGCCCTCGACTCTGGCTTCCACAAGATGATCTACCTGAGTGCATATCTCTTCGAAGCTTGGTTATAAAGGACTGTCCTGGAGTTCGAGTCTTGCAAGATAGACGGCTCCCATCCACGCTCAAGTCCTTGGTGGTTGATAATTGTGAGGAGATAACATTTTTTCAGTTGGCGCAGCAGAACCAATATGCACTTAAGGAGCTGCAGCTTGTTAATTGTCCTAAGCTTGAACGGGTGGAAGGGTTGAATTGCTTTTTTGTCACAAACATCTTAATAATAGAACGATGCCCTCGACTCCAGCTTCCACATGATATTATTCGAGATTTTAACCGTGGGTGCTCAGTTAGGTCTTGGAGTAGTCAAATCGTCCCTCCACTAATTCACCCGCAAAGTGCCAACAGACGGCTCTCACGTATGCCTTGTAGAGTGCAAATTATTGATTGCCCTGGATTGAGTAACTGGTGCCAAATAAAAAGAATCGAGTGCATTCAG GTTGTTTCAGGCAATAAGATGACTATGTCGAACACATGGGAGAAAATAATGCATTGGTTTGATGATTTGACATCCGTTAAGCATCTTTGCTTCAGTAATTCTTGGGAACACTTTTGTCTAAGAGCCTCCATACCCAGAGTTGAAGAGCTGACCATATGGGGTTGCACGCAAATCCCACAACTACGGTGCCTACCGAAACTCGAATCTTTTCGAAGCTTGGTTATAAAGGACTGTCCTAAAGTCCGAGTCTTGCAAGATAAGCAGCTCCCATCCACGCTCGAGTCCTTGGTGGTTGATAGTTGTGAGAACCTAACATTTTTGTGGTTAGCGCAGCAGAACCGATATGTATTTAAGGAGCTGCAACTTGTTAATTGTCCTAAGCTCGAACAGGTGGATGGGCTGAATTGGCTTTCCTTCCCAAAAGTCTTAAGAATAGAACGATGCCTTCTTCCGCTTCCACAAGATGATCGACAACCATCTATTCCTCCACATGTTGAAGATCAGTTCTCATCTATGCCTTACAGAGTGAAAATTGTTGATTGTCCTAGATTGAGTAAATGGGTGCAAATACAaagaatcaagtgcattcag GTCGCTTCAGGTAACAAGCTAACTATATCGAACACATGGGAAAACATAATGCATGAGTTTGATGATTTGACATCCGTTGAGCATCTTTGCTTCAGTAATTCTTGGGAACTCTTTCTGGAAACAAACTCTATACCCGTACTTGAAGAGCTGACCATATGGTGTTGCACGGACATCCCACCACTACGGTGCCTGCCCAAGCTCACATCTCTTCGAAGCTTGGTTATAAAGGACTGTCCTGGAGTCCAAGTCTTGGAAGATAAACTACTCCCATCCACACTCCAGTCCTTAGTGGTTGATAATTGTGAAGACCTAACGTTTTTGCTGTTGGCGCAGCAGAACCGAGATGCATTTGAGGAGCTGCAACTTGTGAATTGCGCCAAGCTCATATGGGTGGAAGGGTTGAATTGCCTTTTCTTTccaaaaatcttaagaatagaACGATGCCCTCAACTTTCGCTTCCACAAGATGATCG
- the LOC103722208 gene encoding putative disease resistance protein RGA3 isoform X2, giving the protein MASAFLSSILSKTSQVLGCVRSWAVSPSSSSDPRSSVLEDLKELERTLERIRAVLHDAEEREIRDKSVKLWLKELKEVAYEADDVLDEYQYEVLRAQGESRTSRKRKRVEGDDEEQVSIPDGMGDRIRKIRERFDKISQDRENLHLREEDGERRVLEAPYPAPTSHKVDESSIYGREHDKQAIIDLLFSEGVGHGISVVPIVGKGGLGKTTIAQLVYNDPKVKQYFNLTGWVCVSDDFDVKRLTKDIIECITQNSCHLAQLSTLQDTLEEKLKGKRVLLVLDDVWNDQQSHWERVLLPFIGAEIVRIIVTCRNDSVAEIMQAVHSYHPRCLSPEQSWALFRHYAFHGRDPEEQPRLLNMGKQIVEKCSGLPLAVKSIGSLLRYTTDEDSWMDVIQSDIWEVDENNEILPALRLSYSRMPAHLKPCFVYCSMFPKDYEFDKDELVRLWMAQAYIQTCGGRRRTEDIGSEYFNDLQRRSFFDSYWSKFKMHNMIHDLAKSIAVNECWAIVDKKLPNHPNEVRHLYVKADEKEFGKSLCSNNLRALRTLLIQHQLRFPTTIQELIKFLLLLRCLQTLEFCWEMEDEIPDLLGNLKHLRYLRITSNKIKKLPKSICLLYHLQTLVLDFPHFAELPDDLGNLTNLRYLNIISNKIKKLPESICLLYHLQTLVLDCRNLTELPDGLGNLTNLHHLQIVNRVNLCLPAGIGKLANLKSLLGCYKVQGGIGVLTDLVNLQGFLRISGLRNLVNIENVRDASLKHKHKLEKLSLHWKAVDCKNDLRHNRLLHLESFSKKNKDVPADEKREEAMLKYLQPHANLKVLSIKGYGGSKFPEWVGNPFSFASLQEIDIIGCEKIRSLPLYIYDSLENLDAPISPSMLERVYISGCRQLTSIVGLHHLHSLKDLKIYNCPQLQLLSEEGLPSNLQGLHIEECRQLTSLLGMQNITSLGALTIRNCPQLQLLSEEGLPSNLQDLHIEECQQLTSLSGMQILTSLEKLIIKNCSKLQIMAEDQLSFVPFRVQIINCPGLSNWCQIQRINCIQVASGNKMTISNKWENIMHGFEHFCFGSSWELFLPRDSISVLKRLTIWGCMKIPPLQCLPKLTSLQSLVIKDCPGVQVLQDELLPSTLESLVVDSCEDLTFLRLGQQDRHAFEELQLVNCPKLIDVEGLNCLFLIKILRIERCPQLRLPQDDLPERISLRSLVIKDCPGVRVLQDRLLPATLKSLVVDSCEDLTFLRLAQQNRYAFEELQLINCPKLELVEELNCLFLTKILRIERCPRLWLPQDDLPECISLRSLVIKDCPGVRVLQDRRLPSTLKSLVVDNCEEITFFQLAQQNQYALKELQLVNCPKLERVEGLNCFFVTNILIIERCPRLQLPHDIIRDFNRGCSVRSWSSQIVPPLIHPQSANRRLSRMPCRVQIIDCPGLSNWCQIKRIECIQVASGNKLTISNTWENIMHEFDDLTSVEHLCFSNSWELFLETNSIPVLEELTIWCCTDIPPLRCLPKLTSLRSLVIKDCPGVQVLEDKLLPSTLQSLVVDNCEDLTFLLLAQQNRDAFEELQLVNCAKLIWVEGLNCLFFPKILRIERCPQLSLPQDDRENRGQRNN; this is encoded by the exons ATGGCGAGCGCTTTCCTCTCTTCCATCCTATCAAAAACCAGCCAAGTATTGGGCTGTGTTCGCAGTTGGGCAGTCTCGccgtcttcatcatcggatccaCGCAGCAGTGTCTTGGAAGATCTGAAGGAGCTGGAGAGAACATTGGAGAGGATCCGAGCAGTGCTCCATGACGCGGAGGAGAGGGAGATACGAGACAAATCCGTCAAGCTCTGGCTGAAGGAGCTTAAAGAAGTGGCTTATGAAGCAGACGACGTGCTGGACGAGTACCAGTACGAGGTACTGCGAGCCCAAGGGGAAAGCCGAACTTCCCGCAAGAGGAAGCGAGTGGAAGGGGACGATGAGGAACAG GTTTCAATTCCGGACGGCATGGGGGATAGAATCAGAAAGATCAGGGAGAGGTTCGATAAGATCTCGCAGGATCGAGAAAACCTCCATTTAAGAGAGGAAGATGGAGAGCGACGAGTCCTCGAAGCTCCGTACCCAGCACCAACCAGCCACAAGGTGGATGAGTCGAGTATTTATGGAAGGGAACACGACAAGCAGGCAATAATTGACTTGCTGTTTTCAGAGGGTGTGGGACATGGTATCTCCGTCGTTCCGATTGTCGGCAAGGGAGGACTGGGAAAAACCACCATCGCTCAGCTGGTCTATAATGATCCCAAGGTAAAACAATATTTCAATCTAACCGGATGGGTTTGTGTATCTGATGATTTCGATGTTAAAAGGCTAACAAAGGACATCATTGAGTGTATTACTCAAAATTCATGTCATCTTGCACAACTAAGCACACTTCAAGATACTCTCGAGGAAAAGCTGAAGGGGAAGAGAGTGTTGCTCGTGCTCGACGACGTCTGGAATGATCAGCAAAGCCATTGGGAGAGAGTGTTGCTTCCCTTCATTGGTGCAGAAATAGTAAGAATTATTGTGACCTGTAGGAATGATTCGGTCGCTGAGATCATGCAGGCAGTGCATTCTTATCATCCTCGCTGCTTGTCTCCAGAGCAGTCTTGGGCATTATTCAGGCATTATGCATTCCATGGTCGGGACCCTGAAGAACAACCACGCTTGTTGAATATGGGTAAGCAGATTGTCGAGAAGTGTTCCGGCTTACCATTGGCTGTGAAGTCAATAGGAAGCCTTCTGAGATACACGACAGATGAAGATAGCTGGATGGATGTCATACAAAGTGATATATGGGAAGTCGACGAGAATAATGAGATTTTGCCAGCTCTTAGACTAAGTTATAGCCGCATGCCAGCACATCTAAAACCTTGTTTCGTTTATTGTTCCATGTTTCCTAAGGATTATGAGTTTGACAAAGATGAATTAGTCCGATTGTGGATGGCACAAGCTTACATCCAGACATGTGGAGGTAGAAGAAGAACGGAAGACATTGGCAGTGAATACTTCAATGACTTGCAAAGAAGATCGTTCTTTGATTCCTACTGGTCTAAGTTTAAGATGCATAATATGATACATGATCTAGCGAAATCTATTGCAGTAAATGAGTGCTGGGCAATTGTGGATAAGAAGCTGCCTAATCATCCCAACGAGGTTCGCCATTTATATGTGAAAGCTGATGAAAAGGAATTTGGGAAATCACTGTGCTCGAATAATCTTAGGGCCTTACGGACCCTGTTAATACAGCATCAGCTTAGATTTCCAACAACAATCCAAGAATTAATCAAGTTTCTGCTGCTACTAAGATGTTTACAGACTCTAGAATTTTGTTGGGAAATGGAAGATGAGATCCCAGATTTACTCGGTAACCTGAAGCACCTACGCTACTTACGTATCACATCCAACAAAATTAAGAAGCTCCCTAAATCAATATGCCTTCTTTATCACCTACAGACATTGGTACTTGATTTTCCGCATTTTGCAGAGTTACCAGATGACCTAGGCAATCTTACCAACCTACGATACTTAAATATCATATCCAACAAAATTAAAAAGCTCCCTGAATCAATATGCCTCCTTTATCACTTACAGACATTGGTACTTGATTGCCGGAATCTTACAGAGTTACCAGATGGCCTAGGCAACCTTACTAACCTCCACCACCTACAAATTGTGAATAGGGTAAATCTCTGCCTGCCAGCTGGGATCGGAAAACTAGCAAATCTTAAGAGCTTGCTTGGATGTTATAAAGTGCAGGGTGGGATAGGAGTGCTGACGGACTTGGTGAATCTCCAAGGATTTCTCAGGATCTCAGGGCTCAGGAACTTGGTCAACATAGAGAATGTCAGGGATGCCAGTCTTAAACATAAGCATAAACTTGAGAAGTTGTCTCTACATTGGAAAGCGGTCGACTGCAAAAATGATCTGCGTCATAACAGATTGCTACATCTAGAatctttttcaaagaaaaataaggatgtcCCAGCGGATGAAAAAAGGGAGGAAGCCATGCTCAAGTATCTCCAGCCTCATGCCAACCTTAAAGTtttatctataaaagggtatggTGGTTCCAAGTTTCCAGAATGGGTGGGAAATCCTTTCTCCTTTGCATCACTTCAAGAAATCGATATAATCGGTTGTGAAAAAATAAGATCTCTTCCTCTATACATTTATGACTCTCTTGAAAATTTGGATGCACCTATATCACCATCCATGCTTGAGAGGGTGTACATATCTGGTTGCCGGCAACTCACATCCATAGTAGGGCTGCATCATCTCCACTCACTCAAAGATCTGAAGATATACAATTGTCCTCAACTCCAGCTCTTATCAGAGGAAGGACTGCCATCcaatcttcaaggtctacataTTGAGGAGTGTCGGCAGTTGACATCACTGTTGGGGATGCAAAACATTACTTCTCTTGGGGCATTAACTATAAGAAATTGTCCTCAACTCCAACTCTTATCAGAGGAAGGACTGCCATCCAATCTTCAAGATCTGCATATTGAGGAGTGCCAGCAGTTGACATCACTGTCAGGGATGCAAATCCTTACTTCTCTTGAgaaattaattataaaaaattgttCTAAACTTCAGATCATGGCAGAAGATCAGCTCTCATTTGTGCCTTTTAGAGTGCAAATTATTAATTGCCCTGGATTGAGTAACTGGTGCCAAATACAAAGAATCAACTGCATTCAG GTCGCTTCAGGCAACAAGATGACTATATCGAACAAATGGGAGAACATAATGCATGGATTTGAGCATTTTTGTTTCGGTAGTTCTTGGGAACTCTTTCTGCCAAGAGACTCCATATCCGTACTTAAAAGGCTGACCATATGGGGTTGCATGAAAATCCCACCACTACAGTGCCTGCCCAAGCTCACATCTCTTCAAAGCTTGGTTATAAAGGACTGTCCTGGGGTCCAAGTCTTGCAAGATGAACTGCTCCCATCCACGCTCGAGTCCTTGGTGGTTGATAGTTGTGAGGACCTAACATTTTTGCGGTTGGGGCAGCAGGACCGACATGCATTTGAGGAGCTGCAGCTTGTGAATTGCCCCAAGCTCATAGACGTGGAAGGGCTGAATTGCCTTTTCctcataaaaatcttaagaatagaACGATGCCCTCAACTTCGGCTTCCACAAGATGATCTGCCCGAGCGCATATCTCTTCGAAGCTTGGTTATAAAGGACTGTCCTGGAGTTCGAGTCTTGCAAGATAGGTTGCTCCCAGCCACACTCAAGTCCTTGGTGGTTGATAGTTGTGAGGACCTAACATTTTTGCGATTAGCGCAGCAGAACCGATATGCATTTGAGGAGCTACAACTTATTAATTGCCCTAAGCTCGAATTGGTGGAAGAGCTGAATTGCCTTTTCCTCacaaaaatcttaagaatagaACGATGCCCTCGACTCTGGCTTCCACAAGATGATCTACCTGAGTGCATATCTCTTCGAAGCTTGGTTATAAAGGACTGTCCTGGAGTTCGAGTCTTGCAAGATAGACGGCTCCCATCCACGCTCAAGTCCTTGGTGGTTGATAATTGTGAGGAGATAACATTTTTTCAGTTGGCGCAGCAGAACCAATATGCACTTAAGGAGCTGCAGCTTGTTAATTGTCCTAAGCTTGAACGGGTGGAAGGGTTGAATTGCTTTTTTGTCACAAACATCTTAATAATAGAACGATGCCCTCGACTCCAGCTTCCACATGATATTATTCGAGATTTTAACCGTGGGTGCTCAGTTAGGTCTTGGAGTAGTCAAATCGTCCCTCCACTAATTCACCCGCAAAGTGCCAACAGACGGCTCTCACGTATGCCTTGTAGAGTGCAAATTATTGATTGCCCTGGATTGAGTAACTGGTGCCAAATAAAAAGAATCGAGTGCATTCAG GTCGCTTCAGGTAACAAGCTAACTATATCGAACACATGGGAAAACATAATGCATGAGTTTGATGATTTGACATCCGTTGAGCATCTTTGCTTCAGTAATTCTTGGGAACTCTTTCTGGAAACAAACTCTATACCCGTACTTGAAGAGCTGACCATATGGTGTTGCACGGACATCCCACCACTACGGTGCCTGCCCAAGCTCACATCTCTTCGAAGCTTGGTTATAAAGGACTGTCCTGGAGTCCAAGTCTTGGAAGATAAACTACTCCCATCCACACTCCAGTCCTTAGTGGTTGATAATTGTGAAGACCTAACGTTTTTGCTGTTGGCGCAGCAGAACCGAGATGCATTTGAGGAGCTGCAACTTGTGAATTGCGCCAAGCTCATATGGGTGGAAGGGTTGAATTGCCTTTTCTTTccaaaaatcttaagaatagaACGATGCCCTCAACTTTCGCTTCCACAAGATGATCG
- the LOC103722201 gene encoding ras-related protein RABC1: MMDSSSLSQPEFDYLFKLLLIGDSGVGKSSLLLRFTSDSFDDLSPTIGVDFKVKMVTIGGKKLKLAIWDTAGQERFRTLTSSYYRGAQGIIMVYDVTRRETFTNLADVWAKEIDLYSTNQDCIKMLVGNKVDKESERVVTKKEGIDFAREYGCLFLECSAKTRVNVEQCFEELVLKILDTPSLLAEGSAGVKNNIFKQKPPQADASTSSCC, translated from the exons ATGATGGATTCGTCGTCTTTGAGCCAACCGGAGTTCGATTATTTGTTCAAGTTGTTGCTAATCGGGGATTCGGGGGTGGGGAAGAGCAGCCTCCTGCTGAGATTCACCTCGGACTCCTTCGACGATCTCTCCCCCACGATTG gTGTGGATTTCAAGGTAAAAATGGTTACAATTGGAGGCAAAAAGCTGAAGCTTGCAATCTGGGACACTG CTGGACAAGAAAGGTTCAGAACTTTAACCAGCTCATATTACAGAGGAGCACAAGGGATCATCATGG TTTATGATGTAACACGAAGGGAAACGTTCACCAACCTTGCTGATGTATGGGCTAAGGAAATAGACCTTTACTCAACTAATCAAGATTGCATCAAAATGCTTGTTGGTAACAAGGTTGATAAG GAAAGTGAGAGAGTTGTCACAAAGAAGGAGGGCATTGACTTTGCTAGGGAATATGGATGTCTGTTTTTAGAATGTAGTGCAAAAACACGAGTCAATGTGGAACAATGCTTTGAAGAGCTTGTCTTAAAG ATCTTAGATACACCAAGCCTCTTGGCTGAGGGTTCGGCAGGTGTGAAGAACAACATTTTTAAGCAGAAGCCACCACAAGCTGATGCTTCTACTAGCAGCTGTTGTTGA